TGTTTTTGAACAGGTGTCAAGATTCTGGGACAAACTTGCAAGGGTTAAATTAGGCGGGAAATTTGGGTTTATTGATAGGTCTGGGAAGTTTATTTTTGAGCCTATATTTGATTCTGCCAATTGTTTTACAGGTGAGGATGACCTTTCAGTAGTCAAAATAGACGGTAAGTATGGTTATATCAACATAAATGGCAATTGGGTTTGGAAACCGTCGAAGTAAGTCCAATGAAGGTGGTGTTTGTTAGAAATGCTTCATATCCTGCAAATATGGTCTGTGACCTAAAAGAATATCTTGATGGATATAAAATTGAGCATATCGATAGGTGCTAATAATGAAAGATGGATGTCGTATGTCTTGTCGAGGAGTACTTATTGCTATCTTGAGATGAATTATAAAATTACGAATTTTTTATAGTGGGGTTATATGAAAAAAATACTGATTTTTATTTTAATGCTTGGATTGATAGTTGCTTCAGGGTGTAGAAAAACAAATGATTCTTCAAATTTATCCCAGCCATATACTAATCCAAGTGGATTAGGAGAAGAACAAAGTGAGTTGAATACTAAAAAGGCAGATTCTGATAATATAAAGTATAACAATACTGATAAAGAAAATGTAGATAACGCGTTTTTCTTTAAAGATAGTGTATCGGAGTTGAATTATAATGGAAGGTTTTTATTTGGCGAATCAGTTGAAAAAGAAATAAAACTTTATATTAATGAAGTGACATCTGGAAATAGTGGAAGAATATATGAATTTAAACTTGATTCAATAGATGGTGTTCCTAAGGAGCGTTTGATTTTAGGGTATTTTTATGTTAAGAAAGATAAAATATATAAAATAGAGCCAACTGAAGAAAATCTAAACAAGTTTAAAAGCAATAAAGAAATTGCAAATGATAGCATTATTGTTTGTCAGGATACAGAAATTAAAGATACTTTAAGCGATGATGAGCCTGGATGGCACCACTATCTGAAAGCAGATGGAGATAAGAGGGAATATTACTCTTTTAATAATTTGGTTGAAACAGGATATTATGAATCGTTTGCTTGGGAGAAAGATAAAGGATTGATAAATTATCGAAGTGGATATGGTGCTGAAAGAGATTCAATTGAGATACAATTAATTAATGTTACACCTATTGCACAAAAGTCGGATGTATCCTCGTTAGAAACATGGGTTGGGGGTTATTCGTTTTCAGAGTTTGTCCCTCCAGACCAAAACATGATTTATGGAATTTCAATATTCAAAGAAGAGGGAAATTATTATGCTGATATAAGTATCGATGGATTTCAAACAATTGAAAGATTAAGGGCAAAAGTTGATGGTAATAAAAATTCAATAAAGCTGAGGTTTGATAAGTATTTGCCTGACAACAGATTTGAGCCTTACGAAGTTGGAGACATCCTATTAAGTTTTGAAAAAAGTGGGTCCGATTTGGATACTTTCTGGGGAAAGATTGAAGCGATTGATAAAAACAATAAAAA
The Pseudobacteroides sp. DNA segment above includes these coding regions:
- a CDS encoding DUF5991 domain-containing protein, with protein sequence MKKILIFILMLGLIVASGCRKTNDSSNLSQPYTNPSGLGEEQSELNTKKADSDNIKYNNTDKENVDNAFFFKDSVSELNYNGRFLFGESVEKEIKLYINEVTSGNSGRIYEFKLDSIDGVPKERLILGYFYVKKDKIYKIEPTEENLNKFKSNKEIANDSIIVCQDTEIKDTLSDDEPGWHHYLKADGDKREYYSFNNLVETGYYESFAWEKDKGLINYRSGYGAERDSIEIQLINVTPIAQKSDVSSLETWVGGYSFSEFVPPDQNMIYGISIFKEEGNYYADISIDGFQTIERLRAKVDGNKNSIKLRFDKYLPDNRFEPYEVGDILLSFEKSGSDLDTFWGKIEAIDKNNKKSGSPYFEFMP